One window of Nakaseomyces glabratus chromosome A, complete sequence genomic DNA carries:
- a CDS encoding uncharacterized protein (CAGL0A01001g~Ortholog(s) have cell periphery localization): MSGLVRDFIVGYAEDFANEYAQENFQPVIDPYYARVGPQKKKVRRELPAELFSKQERKRFKTLQSKSWTHDRSMCGCCCWTECIGWAPVFSIIPVVGPIIMYMIHNSLVTYAERNLYNNRLPTGLKTKLLANITFDLCITLVPVLGALFSWLNGCSTRNTALIYNDLVEKRMKQVPQYQQAQAQQAQTQQAQAQQVPQYRTQQQAPAQQVPQYRTQQYR; this comes from the coding sequence ATGTCTGGGCTAGTGAGAGACTTTATAGTTGGGTATGCGGAGGATTTCGCGAATGAGTACGCGCAGGAGAACTTCCAGCCGGTGATTGACCCGTACTACGCGCGGGTGGGTCcgcagaagaagaaagtgcGCCGGGAGCTGCCAGCGGAGCTGTTCAGCAAGCAAGAGCGCAAGCGGTTCAAAACTCTGCAGTCTAAGTCCTGGACACACGACCGGTCCATGTGCGGGTGCTGCTGCTGGACGGAGTGCATTGGCTGGGCGCCCGTGTTCAGCATCATCCCCGTGGTGGGGCCGATCATCATGTACATGATCCACAACTCCTTGGTCACGTACGCCGAGCGCAACCTGTACAACAACAGGCTGCCCACGGGCCTGAAGACCAAGCTGCTCGCGAACATCACGTTCGACTTGTGCATCACACTGGTGCCTGTCCTGGGCGCCCTGTTCTCCTGGCTGAACGGCTGCTCCACGAGAAACACAGCCCTTATATACAACGATCTAGTAGAGAAACGCATGAAGCAGGTACCACAGTATCAGCAAGCTCAGGCTCAGCAAGCTCAAACTCAGCAAGCTCAAGCTCAGCAAGTACCACAGTACCGTACACAACAGCAAGCTCCAGCTCAGCAAGTACCACAGTATAGAACGCAACAGTATcggtga
- the NMA1 gene encoding nicotinamide-nucleotide adenylyltransferase NMA1 (CAGL0A01023g~Ortholog(s) have nicotinamide-nucleotide adenylyltransferase activity, role in NAD biosynthetic process and cytosol, nucleus localization) codes for MDPTRDPDFKPRDPDAKLLPPPDPTSKIPKSGPITPYVLADYNASIDAPLQMKKNTTHLPHSQGNHQRIPLNKSEFQPLSTTGSSEEDFELDDENMDSDSGSKRESLGQLSGHGIGIGVHKNQIADLEEVPHGIVRQARFLEDYEFPTHRLANRLQDPNKMPLVIVACGSFSPITYLHLRMFEMALDAISEMTRFEVVGGYYSPVSDNYKKQGLAPSYHRVRMCELACERTSSWLMVDAWESLQPSYTRTAKVLDHFNHEINVKRGGITVHEKKRNADNSGYHMEEHKRGVKIMLLAGGDLIESMGEPGVWADEDLHHILGNYGCLIVERTGSDVRSFLLSHDIMYEHRRNVLVIKQLIYNDISSTKVRLFIRRNMSVQYLLPNSVIRYIQEHKLYINQSEPVKQVLSGKE; via the coding sequence ATGGATCCTACTAGAGACCCTGACTTCAAGCCCCGGGACCCTGACGCGAAGTTGCTGCCACCTCCTGACCCAACCTCGAAGATTCCAAAGTCTGGGCCCATTACGCCGTATGTGCTGGCGGACTACAACGCGTCTATCGACGCTCCGCtgcagatgaagaagaacacaACTCACTTGCCGCACTCGCAGGGTAACCACCAGCGCATACCGCTGAACAAGAGCGAGTTCCAGCCGTTGTCGACCACTGGCTCCTCAGAGGAGGACTTCGAATTGGACGACGAAAATATGGACAGCGACAGTGGCAGCAAGCGCGAGAGTCTCGGCCAGCTGTCGGGACACGGTATCGGTATCGGTGTGCACAAGAACCAGATTGCCGACTTGGAGGAAGTGCCCCACGGTATTGTCCGCCAGGCCAGGTTCCTCGAGGACTACGAATTCCCAACGCACAGACTGGCTAACAGGCTGCAGGACCCAAACAAGATGCCTCTCGTCATAGTGGCGTGCGGGTCGTTCTCTCCCATCACTTATCTGCACCTGAGAATGTTTGAAATGGCCCTAGACGCCATCTCAGAGATGACTAGGTTCGAGGTTGTGGGTGGCTATTACTCTCCCGTAAGTGACAATTACAAGAAACAAGGATTGGCACCATCGTATCACCGTGTCAGGATGTGTGAGCTGGCCTGTGAGAGAACTTCTTCCTGGCTGATGGTGGATGCTTGGGAATCTCTCCAGCCAAGCTATACAAGGACCGCAAAAGTCCTAGACCATTTCAACCACGAGATCAATGTCAAGCGAGGAGGTATCACCGTCCATGAGAAGAAACGGAATGCCGACAACAGTGGATACCACATGGAAGAACATAAGAGAGGTGTGAAAATTATGCTGTTAGCAGGTGGTGATCTGATAGAATCTATGGGCGAACCTGGTGTCTGGGCAGATGAGGATTTACATCATATCCTGGGTAATTACGGTTGTTTGATTGTGGAAAGAACAGGGTCTGATGTTCGTTCTTTCTTATTGTCACATGATATCATGTATGAGCACAGAAGGAACGTCCTTGTTATAAAGCAACTGATTTACAATGATATCTCATCTACAAAAGTCAGGCTGTTTATTAGACGTAACATGTCCGTGCAGTATTTGTTACCTAACTCTGTGATCAGGTATATTCAAGAGCACAAGCTTTACATCAACCAATCCGAACCTGTGAAACAAGTTTTGAGCGGTAAAGAGTAA
- the MMS22 gene encoding Mms22p (CAGL0A00913g~Ortholog(s) have role in double-strand break repair, meiotic sister chromatid segregation, recombinational repair, replication fork processing and Cul8-RING ubiquitin ligase complex, nucleus localization), whose protein sequence is MSDEVVLGSETEDQEVLFQQDWQDTDVPSSQLREPLSQAPVAGELGVRQSETAPLDASGDTNESRDQPVPAIGLRWSLRKRKAIQKMPYSLDRLKHKQLLQGYDVSNDMMSQLELPAPTAADLDTYFQLPESDSDSESDPEASIEIKDDDELGNDSLEVVVPRRYRGIRLDRSLDDDSDTDSDGDDTVNSQSNQKSSQSEIMFRGRKINLKTGFKGLLPRSVWEKNMKSQQSKPKSNTSSTSRAHKGVALRKRVANRHSSTLNDGFLIDDISEVEEEVTPLNLNSAQSHLIAEDMATSHERPPYILEDESGIDYISNNKQDVQGRYSTYMAGEILDGNKNLTRELNPAYNFDEPSLSMMLHRTSPNKSKKDNKSRAPRSNKPGSLIKRRKKEKSTYNPITKEYSMVGIKYSRRSIRRPPKEKPYNNYEANITSKKASGDLSNLQPYLKIPDVDKKDHKGDRQQKTKSRSRPYEIAPPENAIFKRNDIRSFSTVVEKIGDEIVVQHNPNSKLQVTEDAPPGLQNGFLYLRERFPAIESLFNHKAIEIPNVIKISLGNESYVLSKMDYKALKDNLTKLFTEIVNNGASDDEIFDFNVHVTSILLYLNKSDIYEIIEDFHRKFRTKLSSIYQKAKPIHFFQIVMCQLMLFEITKYADISTQYKKILQDRLSNHTVSFFNLLDICYETLKTQESLYLNEAFHIISLIISDFEDGIELIWERLGKNTYSPSLFSIIITTLPILEPQWQSVKIINSYENLKGVLKLVRYCNSYYKWKPNDLLILQLNKIFKERRFEDFPEEHMESELNHVISSPTEKIKRKTIFNKYLSILRSSNVHSSIIEKITPMSEILTTDTTSILINRVNLIIILSWFSNLNIEKRLSELLKPVLNDSYLHDRDSGTTRIVARSVLESFLALIRTTAKKNGKISLKLNIFHLFFKEYVSKHDYLVSMWISFINRTAKISANLPTRTLKSVLKYLVICFEDMQGDIETPLLSANLSLMKFMVKHLENIHMSIINSRLLSLSKQLAKTCRPWIKYYTIICDYMIQRSEMTFWTYFQYSGINFDKPNGLYFLRKALSIADDASYQIIRERLYSTLIDKLYIDESDDYYALYNTVLGRDLGIKLEFKKISGESHQLELVKRLVRTLAKLQMYPKINILVQHIISVFNKKFISENFAVNFVQFIDENYRDYLIDYQDFSILKRLLSMNDIKNERLLFKESFRKCEGRMQQMLFIQKNILSIIHKFAKDEADSASMILKDKIVQLMVSPILDCEVHFIRLMIESNIMPSDNVEIYSSSQIFISFMMDVLKGYLDSINWIIDSDSFQDYYLIALKLIMAYPASLCLEGKCFFKILTFVDVLLNNYCLGLEEYSFLYQRTINAIDKNAKPQFFEVEMTNEMSKLLASIKFPINRHEDHERNDTTRLISRLRNYTCQ, encoded by the coding sequence ATGAGTGATGAGGTAGTACTGGGCTCGGAGACGGAGGACCAGGAAGTGCTGTTCCAACAGGACTGGCAGGACACGGATGTACCATCTTCGCAGTTACGTGAGCCCTTATCTCAGGCTCCAGTTGCGGGAGAACTTGGCGTTAGGCAGTCAGAGACAGCACCTTTGGATGCGAGTGGTGATACAAATGAATCTAGAGACCAGCCAGTACCGGCGATAGGACTCAGGTGGTCATTAAGAAAGCGGAAGGCTATCCAGAAGATGCCGTACAGTTTGGATAGGCTAAAGCACAAGCAATTGCTTCAAGGTTATGATGTCAGCAATGACATGATGTCTCAATTGGAGTTGCCTGCACCTACAGCAGCAGATCTGGATACCTATTTCCAACTTCCGGAGTCAGATTCGGATAGTGAGTCTGACCCCGAAGCTAGTATAGAGAttaaagatgatgatgagcTTGGCAACGACAGTCTGGAAGTAGTTGTGCCACGTAGGTACAGAGGTATACGCTTAGACAGGTCTTTGGATGATGATAGTGACACTGATAGTGATGGTGACGATACGGTAAATTCTCAAAGTAATCAAAAATCAAGCCAGAGTGAGATCATGTTTAGAGGCAGGAAAATAAACCTGAAGACTGGTTTCAAAGGTTTATTACCACGTTCTGTGtgggaaaaaaatatgaaaagcCAACAGTCTAAACCTAAGTCCAATACATCCTCCACCTCAAGGGCGCACAAAGGTGTGGCATTAAGGAAAAGAGTAGCAAATAGACATTCAAGCACACTTAATGATGGCTTCCTTATTGACGATATTAGTGaagtagaagaagaagtcaCACCTTTGAACTTAAACTCAGCCCAATCTCACTTAATTGCTGAAGATATGGCGACATCTCATGAAAGACCACCGTATATACTTGAGGATGAAAGCGGTATAGATTACATTTCCAATAATAAACAAGATGTTCAGGGAAGGTATAGTACTTACATGGCTGGAGAAATCTTAGatggaaataaaaacctAACTCGGGAGTTGAATCCTGCTTATAACTTTGATGAACCTTCCTTGTCAATGATGTTACACAGAACTTCACCTAATAAATCCAAAAAGGACAATAAGTCAAGGGCCCCCAGAAGTAATAAGCCAGGGTCTTTGATCAAGAGGaggaaaaaagaaaagtcaACCTACAACCCTATTACCAAGGAATATAGCATGGTAGgtataaaatattcaagGCGCTCAATTAGACGTCCACCTAAAGAAAAGCCTTACAACAATTATGAGGCCAATATAACTAGTAAAAAGGCAAGTGGTGATTTATCCAATTTACAACCATATCTCAAGATTCCTGACGTAGATAAGAAAGACCATAAAGGGGATCGACAACAGAAAACGAAATCCAGATCAAGACCATATGAAATAGCTCCACCTGAAAATGCTATTTTTAAAAGGAATGATATTAGAAGCTTCAGTACCGTTGTGGAGAAAATTGGTGATGAAATTGTGGTGCAACATAATCCAAACTCAAAGCTTCAGGTGACAGAAGATGCACCCCCAGGACTTCAGAATGGATTTTTGTATCTACGAGAGAGATTTCCAGCCATCGAGTCACTATTTAATCACAAAGCAATTGAAATACCCAATGtgataaaaatatctcTTGGGAATGAATCATATGTTTTATCAAAGATGGATTACAAAGCATTAAAAGATAACTTGACTAAATTGTTTACCGAAATTGTTAACAACGGTGCAAGTGATGATGAGATCTTTGATTTTAACGTTCATGTCACTTCCATTTTACTTTACCTAAATAAAAGTGATATTtatgaaataattgaagATTTCCATCGCAAATTTCGAACAAAACTTTCCTCAATTTATCAGAAAGCCAAACCaatacatttttttcagataGTAATGTGCCAGCTAATGCTATTTGAAATTACCAAGTATGCTGATATTTCAACTCAGTATAAAAAGATTCTTCAAGATAGACTATCAAATCACACTGTGTCATTCTTTAACCTGTTAGATATATGCTATGAAACTTTAAAAACACAAGAATCGCTGTACTTAAATGAAGCTTTCCACATTATCTCTTTAATTATTAGTGATTTTGAGGATGGGATTGAATTAATTTGGGAGAGGTTGGGAAAAAATACATACTCtccttcattattttcaattatcATTACTACATTGCCAATATTAGAACCCCAATGGCAGTCTgttaaaataataaattctTATGAAAATCTCAAGGGTGTACTAAAGCTCGTTAGATATTGCAACAGCTACTACAAATGGAAACCAAATGATCTGCTGATTCTCCAActtaacaaaatatttaaagAAAGGAGATTTGAAGACTTTCCTGAGGAGCATATGGAATCAGAACTGAACCATGTAATTTCCTCTCCAACCGAgaaaattaaaagaaaaacgaTCTTTAACAAATACTTGTCAATTTTGAGGAGCTCAAATGTTCACAGTAGTatcattgaaaagattaCACCTATGAGTGAAATTTTAACCACCGACACCACATCTATACTGATTAACAGAGTTAATTTAATTATCATTTTGAGCTGGTTCTCTAATCTAAATATAGAGAAAAGATTGAGTGAACTTTTAAAACCAGTTTTGAACGATTCATATCTCCACGATAGAGATTCTGGTACCACTAGAATAGTTGCTAGGTCTGTATTAGAGTCATTTTTGGCTTTAATACGTACAacagcaaagaaaaatggtaAAATTTCGCTGAAActtaatatatttcatCTATTCTTTAAAGAATATGTTTCAAAACATGACTATCTAGTTTCTATGTGGATTAGCTTCATTAATCGTACAGCCAAAATAAGTGCGAACCTACCGACAAGGACGTTAAAGAGtgttttgaaatatttagTAATATGTTTCGAAGATATGCAAGGCGATATTGAAACACCTTTATTGTCAGCCAACTTGTCTCTCATGAAATTTATGGTAAAACATTTGGAAAATATCCACATGTCGATAATAAATTCACGACTTCTATCATTATCCAAACAACTTGCGAAAACATGTCGACCATGGATAAAATACTACACCATTATTTGTGATTATATGATTCAGAGATCTGAGATGACCTTTTGGACATATTTCCAATATAGCGGAATTAATTTTGATAAGCCAAATGGTCTATACTTTCTGAGAAAAGCTTTGTCAATTGCTGACGATGCCTCATACCAAATCATAAGAGAGAGGCTTTACAGTACCCTAATAGATAAACTATACATCGATGAGTCTGATGACTATTATGCCTTATATAACACCGTGCTCGGTAGAGATTTAGGTATTAAATTAGAGTTTAAAAAAATCAGCGGTGAATCTCATCAGCTAGAACTGGTGAAGAGGTTGGTGCGCACTTTGGCGAAATTACAAATGTACCCAAAGATCAATATCTTAGTACAACATATTATCAGCGtttttaacaaaaaattcataTCTGAGAATTTTGCGGTTAACTTTGTTCAATTTATAGATGAGAATTACCGTGACTATTTAATCGATTATCAAGATTTCTCCATATTGAAGCGCCTGTTGTCTATGAACGATATCAAGAATGAAAGACtattattcaaagaaagTTTCAGAAAGTGCGAGGGTCGTATGCAACAGATGTTATTTATCCAGAAGAATATACTAAGCATTATACACAAATTCGCTAAAGATGAAGCAGATAGCGCATCTATGATCTTGAAAGATAAGATTGTTCAACTAATGGTCTCACCCATTTTAGATTGTGAAGTTCATTTTATTCGACTGATGATTGAAAGTAATATTATGCCCTCTGACAATGTCGAGATTTATTCTTCAAGTCAGATATTTATTTCGTTTATGATGGATGTGCTAAAGGGCTATCTTGACTCTATTAATTGGATAATAGATAGTGACAGCTTCCAGGATTATTATCTGATTGCTTTGAAACTTATCATGGCTTATCCTGCATCTTTATGCCTCGAGGGTAAATGCTTCTTTAAGATACTGACTTTCGTAGACGTGCTGTTAAATAACTATTGCTTGGGCTTGGAGGAGTATAGTTTTCTCTACCAACGTACCATCAATGCAATAGACAAAAATGCCAAGCCCCAGTTCTTCGAAGTGGAGATGACAAACGAAATGTCAAAATTGCTAGCATCTATCAAGTTCCCAATCAATCGTCATGAAGATCATGAGAGAAACGACACCACCCGGTTAATATCAAGATTAAGGAATTATACCTGCCAATAA
- the CWC24 gene encoding U2-type spliceosomal complex subunit CWC24 (CAGL0A00935g~Ortholog(s) have role in generation of catalytic spliceosome for first transesterification step, snoRNA splicing and U2-type spliceosomal complex localization), translating into MFKKRSAASKTRKRVKVETPVQKPAVQKPAVAVKPVLDKSHVAKLEEEIASRPELDQKAVGEADATAVRLKRLKEQATKHDRLNSEPVASSKKIQQAANLRNTILTDFQPDVCKDFKQTGYCGYGDSCKFLHSRDDFKAGWTLATDWKIDEQKEETRKEAVPFKCVLCKESYERPVKTNCGHYFCQKCFVNRIKIDKSCFICGENTEGIAKMATDLVPMDNANKDK; encoded by the coding sequence ATGTTTAAGAAGAGGAGTGCTGCCAGTAAGACTCGAAAGCGGGTGAAGGTTGAAACTCCGGTGCAGAAGCCTGCTGTACAGAAACCTGCGGTGGCGGTGAAGCCAGTATTGGATAAGAGTCATGTTGCCAAGTTAGAGGAGGAAATAGCATCGAGACCAGAACTAGATCAAAAAGCTGTAGGTGAAGCAGATGCGACAGCGGTACGGCTTAAGAGACTGAAGGAACAGGCCACAAAACATGACAGGTTGAACTCCGAACCAGTAGCATCAAGCAAGAAGATACAACAAGCAGCGAACCTACGTAATACTATTCTAACTGACTTTCAGCCAGATGTGTGTAAGGATTTCAAGCAGACGGGTTACTGTGGTTATGGCGATAGTTGTAAGTTTTTGCACTCAAGAGATGATTTCAAAGCGGGCTGGACTTTGGCCACTGATTGGAAGATCGATGAACAGAAGGAGGAGACGAGAAAAGAGGCGGTGCCGTTCAAATGTGTTTTATGTAAAGAATCCTATGAACGCCCTGTGAAAACTAATTGTGGACATTACTTCTGTCAGAAATGCTTTGTAAATAGGATCAAAATTGACAAATCTTGCTTTATATGTGGGGAAAACACAGAAGGCATAGCTAAGATGGCAACTGATTTGGTGCCGATGGACAATGCAAATAAGGACAAATGA
- the FUM1 gene encoding fumarase FUM1 (CAGL0A01045g~Ortholog(s) have fumarate hydratase activity, role in fumarate metabolic process, tricarboxylic acid cycle and cytosol, mitochondrial matrix localization) has protein sequence MLRASSRAKTSLIGYSARMMHYRVETDTFGEIKVPADKYWGAQTQRSFQNFKIGGARERMPEPIVRAFGVLKKSAAIVNEKLGTLDSEIAGPIQQAADEVAKGKLNDHFPLVVFQTGSGTQSNMNANEVISNRAIELIGGELGSKKIHPNNHCNQAQSSNDTFPSVMHIAAVTEITNSLLPEITQLKDALHKKAEEFQDIVKIGRTHLQDATPLTLGQEFSGYVQQLVNGIARIENTLPHLKYLAQGGTAVGTGLNTKEGFDKLIAEQISKETGIDFKTAPNKFEALAAHDAIVEASGALNTVACSLFKIAQDIRYLGSGPRCGYGELHLPENEPGSSIMPGKVNPTQNEAMTQVCVQVMGNNAAVTFAGANGQFELNVFKPVMISNLLSSIRLLADACHSFRVHCVEGIEANREKINHNLHNSLMLVTALNPKIGYDAASKIAKNAFKKNITLKESALELKYLTSEEFDEWVIPENMVGPTK, from the coding sequence ATGTTGAGGGCTAGCAGTAGGGCAAAGACATCGCTCATCGGGTACAGCGCGCGGATGATGCATTACAGAGTAGAGACGGACACTTTCGGCGAGATCAAGGTACCCGCGGACAAGTACTGGGGCGCGCAGACGCAGCGGTCGTTCCAGAACTTCAAGATCGGCGGCGCGCGCGAGCGCATGCCGGAGCCCATCGTGAGGGCGTTCGGTGTGCTGAAGAAGTCAGCCGCCATAGTCAACGAGAAGCTCGGGACGCTAGACAGCGAGATCGCGGGGCCCATCCAGCAGGCCGCTGACGAGGTCGCCAAGGGCAAGCTCAACGACCACTTCCCCTTGGTGGTGTTCCAGACCGGGTCAGGCACGCAGTCTAACATGAACGCCAACGAGGTCATCTCCAACAGGGCGATTGAGCTGATCGGCGGCGAGCTCGGCTCCAAGAAGATCCACCCAAACAACCACTGCAATCAGGCGCAGTCCTCCAACGACACTTTCCCCTCGGTGATGCACATCGCCGCGGTCACGGAGATCACCAACTCCCTCTTGCCGGAGATCACCCAGCTGAAGGACGCCCTCCACAAGAAGGCCGAGGAGTTCCAGGACATCGTCAAGATCGGCAGAACACACCTGCAGGACGCCACACCGCTGACCCTCGGACAGGAATTCAGCGGCTACGTCCAGCAGCTCGTCAACGGCATCGCAAGAATCGAGAACACCCTGCCACACCTGAAGTACCTCGCACAAGGTGGTACCGCTGTCGGCACAGGGCTGAACACGAAGGAGGGCTTCGACAAGCTGATCGCCGAGCAGATCTCCAAGGAAACGGGCATCGACTTCAAAACCGCCCCTAACAAGTTCGAAGCTCTCGCAGCTCACGACGCGATCGTCGAGGCCAGCGGTGCCCTGAACACCGTGGCTTGCTCTCTGTTCAAGATCGCACAGGACATCAGGTACCTGGGCTCCGGCCCTCGTTGCGGCTACGGTGAACTGCACTTGCCAGAGAACGAGCCAGGTTCCTCCATCATGCCTGGTAAGGTCAACCCAACACAGAACGAGGCCATGACCCAGGTCTGTGTCCAGGTCATGGGTAACAACGCAGCTGTGACCTTCGCGGGCGCCAACGGTCAGTTCGAACTGAACGTCTTCAAGCCGGTCATGATCTCAAACTTGTTGAGCTCCATCAGATTGCTGGCAGACGCTTGCCACTCCTTCAGAGTCCACTGTGTCGAAGGCATCGAGGCAAACCGCGAGAAGATCAACCACAACTTGCACAACTCATTGATGCTGGTCACCGCTCTGAACCCAAAGATCGGCTACGACGCCGCCTCCAAGATCGCAAAGAACgctttcaagaagaacatCACCTTGAAAGAGTCCGCCTTGGAGTTGAAATACTTGACCTCAGAAGAGTTCGACGAATGGGTCATTCCTGAAAACATGGTTGGACCAACCAAGTAA
- the RPL38 gene encoding 60S ribosomal protein eL38 (CAGL0A00979g~Ortholog(s) have cytosolic large ribosomal subunit, hyphal cell wall, yeast-form cell wall localization) codes for MAREVTDIKQFLELTRRNDVQSATVKINKKLNKNGKQFRQTKFKVRGSRHLYTLTVNDAGKAKKLIQSLPPTLKVNKL; via the coding sequence ATGGCCAGAGAAGTTACTGATATCAAGCAATTCTTGGAATTGACCAGAAGAAACGATGTCCAATCCGCTACTGTTAAGATTAACAAGAAGTTGAACAAGAACGGTAAGCAATTCAGACAAACCAAGTTCAAGGTCCGTGGTTCCAGACACTTGTACACTTTGACCGTCAACGACGCTGGTAAGGCCAAGAAGTTGATCCAATCTTTGCCACCAACTTTGAAGGTTAACAAGTTGTAA
- the PEX30 gene encoding peroxisome biogenesis protein (CAGL0A00957g~Ortholog(s) have role in ER-dependent peroxisome organization and cellular bud, endoplasmic reticulum, integral component of peroxisomal membrane, plasma membrane localization), translating into MSDKVVRAKFVESVQPRLGGDTTRVILKALHQGQVKEVKDGEDVEVDEEQEGKSGMVVMPSPLLSSTPPSVVRSMVRLYPYLKLTDKALGVLTWSDFSIWNSIVLVPAYLLFVLYYEVFVAYLGHMIVIFCVLGLMWIYNFVESPQDVPILEDIVLKMNRVQYKFDKFIEPVITLKEQDITKLLYVSMLISPIYVLLGCLLGNEFIRFNIASFGVLILTYHSPWCKTLRRLLWKFKFVRTVIYRVMGIQTYEVQEPKINLDKKYKFTYVLYENQRRWLGIGWKSSMLSYERTPWTDEFLNEAPKPSDFQLPNKEWKWLDSEWKLDLSNDGAIEVPGERFLTNPKENDGYIYYDNTWKNPSIEDTFSKYTRRRRWIRTAELIEKLPTAATTTATSTSTTTPSVK; encoded by the coding sequence ATGAGTGATAAGGTAGTGCGTGCAAAGTTTGTTGAGAGTGTGCAGCCGCGGCTCGGTGGAGACACCACGCGGGTTATCCTGAAGGCGTTGCACCAAGGGCAAGTGAAGGAGGTTAAGGATGGTGAGGATGTTGAGGTTGATGAGGAGCAAGAAGGTAAGAGTGGCATGGTGGTGATGCCCTCTCCGCTGTTGAGCTCGACGCCACCTAGCGTGGTGCGGTCCATGGTGCGATTGTATCCATACCTGAAGTTAACAGATAAGGCTCTTGGGGTACTGACGTGGAGTGATTTTAGCATATGGAATAGCATTGTGTTAGTACCGGCTTATCTCCTCTTTGTCTTATACTATGAGGTGTTTGTGGCCTACTTGGGTCATATGATAGTGATATTCTGTGTACTGGGCCTTATGTGGATTTACAACTTTGTCGAATCACCTCAAGATGTACCAATTCTGGAAGATATAGTACTTAAAATGAATCGCGTGCAGTACAAGTTTGATAAATTCATTGAGCCAGTGATTACACTAAAGGAACAAGATATAACGAAATTGCTGTACGTTAGTATGCTAATCTCGCCTATTTACGTGCTGCTGGGGTGCCTGCTCGGTAACGAGTTCATTCGGTTTAACATCGCAAGCTTTGGTGTGCTTATATTGACATACCATTCTCCATGGTGTAAGACTTTGAGAAGACTACTGTGGAAATTCAAGTTTGTCAGAACAGTGATATATAGGGTGATGGGTATACAGACTTACGAAGTACAGGAGCCCAAGATCAACTTAGACAAGAAATACAAATTTACGTATGTCTTATATGAGAACCAGAGAAGATGGCTTGGAATTGGATGGAAGTCAAGCATGCTGAGTTATGAGAGAACACCTTGGACTGACGAGTTCTTAAATGAGGCCCCCAAACCATCTGATTTCCAATTACCAAACAAAGAATGGAAATGGCTCGATAGTGAATGGAAGCTTGATCTAAGCAATGATGGCGCCATTGAGGTACCAGGAGAGAGGTTTTTAACGAATCCAAAGGAGAATGATGGCTATATATACTATGACAATACTTGGAAAAACCCAAGCATCGAGGATACATTTTCAAAGTACactagaagaagaagatggatACGAACTGCAGAGCTAATTGAGAAACTTccaacagcagcaacaacgACGGCAACATCAACGTCAACAACAACACCATCTGTAAAATAA